TCGTTTTCAATGATGATAGGTACATGGAATAATTCCTCAAGGTCCTTTTTTAACTGAATATTGGTCCATCCTAAGTTTGGCGCAAGAAGGATAGAGCCCTGTTTGTTAACAATTCCTGGTACACCTACTCCTATACCGATTATTCCATACCTGCTAGCGGGCATTTCATCGATAATCGACTGAATCATACTCTGAATGATGGCCATGATTGAAGGATAAGGGGTTCGTTTTACAGATTGATTTTTTTCAATTAGAATATTGCCATTTAAATCTGTCAAAACACATAAAACATAGTTTACCCCGATATCAATGCCAACTGCATATCCTGCAACTTTATTGAAATGAAGGATTACAGGGCGTCGGCCGCCGCTTGATTCTCCTGGCCCAGATTCAAAAATAAGTGCTTCTTCTAATAATTCATTTACTAAAGAAGAAACAGTTGCTTTGTGTAGACCAGATACTTGAGCGATGTCTGCCCTTGAGATTGGTTCTTTTTCCATAATTAATTGTAATACGAGTGCTTTATTATTTTTTTTTACAATTTGTTGGTTCCATGACATGGTTTCCATTAATAAGGCTCCTTATTTTTGACAGTAGTATTATTTTACCACAATCTTTGTTCATTGAATATACAAACATGAAACTGAGTGTTTAATAAACTAAGGATACCCTTCTAAATGAGTTATTAATAAATTCATCAAGGAAGGAACAATTTAAATGGCAAAAGTCCATTGGGTAGTTATGATTACTGTGGAATTGGCCAAATAAAGGTGATTCGATACAAATAAAAAATTTTTAAAATATCTTAGTTTATTGAATAGACAAACAAAGTTTACGGTGCTATAATCTAATCAAGCAAATGTTTTAGTTTAAGAGATTAATAATCTTTTGTAAGCATTTACATTATTAAACTGAAACCATTAATCTACTAGGAGGAATAACCACATGGCTTATTTCGAAAACGTAAATAAAATTCAATTTGAGGGTGCTTCATCAAAAAACCCATTTTCATTTAAGTATTATAATCCCGAGGAAAAAATTAATGGAAAAACAATGGAAGAAATCCTTCGTTTCTCCGTCGCTTACTGGCACACATTTAATGCTGACGGTACAGATCCGTTTGGTGTAGGTACAGCTATCCGTCCGTGGAATGCCTATCAAGGTTTAGATCTAGCAAAAGCACGTGTGGAAGCAGCATTTGAACTTTTTGAAAAATTAAATGTTCCTTTCTTCGCATTCCATGACGTTGACATTGCTCCTGAAGGAAGGACATTAAAAGAAACTAACGAAAACCAAGATGTTATCATTGGTATGATCAAAGAATACATGAAAACGAGCAAGACTAAGTTGCTTTGGAATACAGCGAATATGTTCTCTAACCCACGCTATGTTCACGGTGCTGCAACTTCTCCAAATGCAGATGTGTTTGCTTACTCTGCAGCGAAAGTGAAAAAAGCTTTAGAAGTGGCGAAAGAGCTTGGCGCAGAAAACTATGTATTCTGGGGCGGTCGTGAAGGTTACGAGACACTTCTGAATACCGATATGAAGCTTGAACAAGATAACTTAGCACGCTTCTTCCATATGGCAGTAGATTATGCGAAGGAAATCGGCTTGAATGTTCCATTCCTAATCGAGCCAAAACCAAAAGAGCCAACAAAGCACCAATATGATTTCGATGTGGCTACTGGTCTGGCATTCTTACAAAAATATGATCTAACAGATTACTTCAAGTTCAATATTGAAGCAAACCATGCTACTTTAGCCGGCCACACATTCGAACATGAGTTAAGAACAGCTCGCATTAACGGTATGCTTGGTTCAGTTGATGCTAACCAAGGTGACACATTACTCGGCTGGGATACAGATGAGTTCCCAACTGACCTTTACACGAACACATTAGCTATGTATGAAATTCTGAAAAATGGCGGTTTAGGAAAAGGCGGCTTGAACTTCGATGCAAAAGTAAGAAGAGGTTCATTCGAAGCAGAAGATCTATTCCATGCACACATTGCTGGTATGGATGCATTTGCAATCGGCTTAAAAGTCGCTAATAAACTAATCGAAGATAAAGTGCTTGATAGCTTCATCGAAGAGCGCTACAGCAGCTATACAAAAGGTATTGGCTTAGACATCATAGAAGGAAAAACTAACTTCCGTGAGCTTGAAACATATGCCCTTGGATTAACAGAAATCAAAAATACATCAGGCAGAACAGAGCGCCTAAAAGCGTTAATCAACCAATATCTACTAGAAACACTTTCAAGTGTAACAGTTTAATCTATTAATCAAGAAAAAAGTGCTGGCAGCATATTACTCCAGCACTTTTTTTAGAAAAGGATGATAAAGAATGAAATACGTAATTGGTGTTGACCTCGGAACGAGCGCTGTAAAGATCTTACTCGTTAATCAGAATGGTGAAGTTTGCCAGGAAGTATCCAAAGCATATCCTCTTATTATTGAAAAATCAGGTTACAGTGAGCAAAATCCAGAAGAATGGGTGGAAAAAACAACAGCAGGTTTAGCTGAACTTATCCAGCAGTTTAATGGAGACGTAAACGATATCGAGGGCATCAGCTTCTCCGGACAAATGCACGGCCTAGTTTTACTAGATGAAAACAAAGAAGTATTAAGAAATGCAATTTTGTGGAATGACACAAGAACGACAAAGCAATGTCAGGAAATCTACGAGGTTGTCGGCAAAGAGCGTTTATTAGCTGTAACAAAAAACCCAGCATTAGAAGGCTTTACTCTGCCAAAAATTCTTTGGGTGAAAGAAAACGAACCTTCGACTTTTGAACGTGCCAGCGTGTTTGTGCTTCCGAAAGACTATCTTCGTTATCACCTTACAGGAAATATCCACATGGAGTACTCGGATGCCGCGGGAACGTTATTGTTAAACGTTGCAGAACGTGAATGGAGCAGCGAAGTGTTAGAGGCATTCGGTCTTTCAGCTGATTTCTGTCCACCATTAGTAGAATCTCATGCGTTTGTTGGGACGGTTACGGCTGAGTTTGCCCAAGCAACGGGATTATCAGAAGCTACTAAGGTATTCGCGGGCGGTGCGGACAATGCGTGCGGAGCGATTGGTTCCGGTATTTTAGCAGATGGAAAAACGCTAGCTAGTATCGGTACTTCTGGTGTCGTCCTTTCTTATGAAGGAAGAAATGATCTTGATTTTGAAGGAAAGGTACACTACTTTAACCATAGTGAGGAAAATACTTACTATACAATGGGTGTGACCCTTGCAGCTGGCTATAGCTTAAGCTGGTTTAAAGATACATTTGCCAAAGGAGAAGCATTTGATCAATTTTTAGCAGGGGTAGAAGAAGTACCTGCAGGCAGCAACGGCTTATTATTTACGCCATATATTGTTGGCGAAAGAACACCGTACGCAGATTCCAATATCCGCGGCAGCTTTATTGGTGTTGATGCTTCTCATGAGCGGAAGCACTTTGCCCGTGCGGTTCTTGAAGGGATTACGTTCTCTTTAAACGAATCAATTGATATTTTTAGAAGCAGCGGTAAGAAGATTGATTCGATTATCTCAATTGGTGGCGGAGCGAAAAACGACACATGGCTGCAGATGCAAGCGGATATTTTTAATGCGAAAATTGAAAAGCTTACAAGTGAGCAAGGTCCAGGAATGGGTGCGGCTATGTTAGCGGCATATGGTTGCGGTTGGTTTTCTTCCTTAAAGGAATGTGCTGAGCACTTTATTCAGACTGCCAAAATCTTTTATCCAAATAAAGAAAATGTCGAAACGTATACAAAGCTTTTTAATGTATATCAACAAGTATACACACAAACAAAGGTGCTGAATGACCAATTAAAGGAATATAGAAAGTAATTAGTGGGGTTATCTTTCTATATGAATCGGGAGGAACGCATGATTAAAATAGTTGTAAACGAAAATTCACCTGTCCATTTCAAAAAGAACTGGAAGTTTTGTGTTGGGACAGGCAGGCTTGGACTAGCGCTACAAAAGGAATACTTGGAGCATCTAAAAATAGCAAAAGAGGCGATTGGATTCGATTACATCCGAGGACATGGTTTGCTGCATGATGATGTCGCCATTTACCGTGAAATAGAAGTTGACGGAGAAATCCGCCCTTTCTACAACTTTACTTATATCAATCGAATTTTTGATTCGTATTTGGAATTAGGCATTCGTCCATTTGTAGAAATAGGCTTCATGCCAAACCTCTTAGCTTCGGGAGAGCAGACCATTTTTGATTGGAAAGGAAATGTTACCCCTCCTAAGGATTATGAAAAATGGTCAGACTTAATCAAGGCGGTTGTTTCTCATTTTGTGGAACGTTACGGGATTGAGGAAGTATTAAAATGGCCATTTGAGATATGGAATGAACCGAATCTAGTAAACTTTTGGAAAGATGCCGATAAACAGGAGTATTTTAAATTATATAAAGTAAGTGCAAATGCCGTAAAGGCAGTTCATCCTGACCTTCAGGTCGGTGGTCCAGCAATTTGCGGTGGTGCTGACGAATGGATTGTCGATTTCTTAAATTTTTGTGAGAAGGAAAAGGTACCTGTGGACTTTGTCTCGAGGCACGCCTATACCTCTCAGCAGCCTAACAAAGTAACCTTTGATTATTATTATCAAGAATTAGTGGAAAACACAAAAATGCT
This Neobacillus sp. YX16 DNA region includes the following protein-coding sequences:
- the xylA gene encoding xylose isomerase; the protein is MAYFENVNKIQFEGASSKNPFSFKYYNPEEKINGKTMEEILRFSVAYWHTFNADGTDPFGVGTAIRPWNAYQGLDLAKARVEAAFELFEKLNVPFFAFHDVDIAPEGRTLKETNENQDVIIGMIKEYMKTSKTKLLWNTANMFSNPRYVHGAATSPNADVFAYSAAKVKKALEVAKELGAENYVFWGGREGYETLLNTDMKLEQDNLARFFHMAVDYAKEIGLNVPFLIEPKPKEPTKHQYDFDVATGLAFLQKYDLTDYFKFNIEANHATLAGHTFEHELRTARINGMLGSVDANQGDTLLGWDTDEFPTDLYTNTLAMYEILKNGGLGKGGLNFDAKVRRGSFEAEDLFHAHIAGMDAFAIGLKVANKLIEDKVLDSFIEERYSSYTKGIGLDIIEGKTNFRELETYALGLTEIKNTSGRTERLKALINQYLLETLSSVTV
- the xylB gene encoding xylulokinase, with the protein product MKYVIGVDLGTSAVKILLVNQNGEVCQEVSKAYPLIIEKSGYSEQNPEEWVEKTTAGLAELIQQFNGDVNDIEGISFSGQMHGLVLLDENKEVLRNAILWNDTRTTKQCQEIYEVVGKERLLAVTKNPALEGFTLPKILWVKENEPSTFERASVFVLPKDYLRYHLTGNIHMEYSDAAGTLLLNVAEREWSSEVLEAFGLSADFCPPLVESHAFVGTVTAEFAQATGLSEATKVFAGGADNACGAIGSGILADGKTLASIGTSGVVLSYEGRNDLDFEGKVHYFNHSEENTYYTMGVTLAAGYSLSWFKDTFAKGEAFDQFLAGVEEVPAGSNGLLFTPYIVGERTPYADSNIRGSFIGVDASHERKHFARAVLEGITFSLNESIDIFRSSGKKIDSIISIGGGAKNDTWLQMQADIFNAKIEKLTSEQGPGMGAAMLAAYGCGWFSSLKECAEHFIQTAKIFYPNKENVETYTKLFNVYQQVYTQTKVLNDQLKEYRK
- a CDS encoding xylan 1,4-beta-xylosidase, yielding MIKIVVNENSPVHFKKNWKFCVGTGRLGLALQKEYLEHLKIAKEAIGFDYIRGHGLLHDDVAIYREIEVDGEIRPFYNFTYINRIFDSYLELGIRPFVEIGFMPNLLASGEQTIFDWKGNVTPPKDYEKWSDLIKAVVSHFVERYGIEEVLKWPFEIWNEPNLVNFWKDADKQEYFKLYKVSANAVKAVHPDLQVGGPAICGGADEWIVDFLNFCEKEKVPVDFVSRHAYTSQQPNKVTFDYYYQELVENTKMLEEFKSVRGLINESAFPHLPFHITEYNTSYSPINPVHDTVLNAAYLARILSEGGDYVDSFSYWTFSDVFEEAGVPKAQFHGGFGMIALNGIAKPTFHLFSFFNSMGKEQLYRDDSTLITRRPDGTIALLAWNLVMDKGEGYEKEVEFELPVTHADIFVKRQTVDENNANPWKVWKQMGRPRFPDKASVKTLQQAAIPLIRTSKLKTENGKITFQATLKKNEVTLIEFIPVKDETDTYIGLDDSLITSY